The Streptomyces sp. NBC_01775 genome includes a region encoding these proteins:
- a CDS encoding response regulator transcription factor gives MSPSEPDAGPPEPSSPIRLLLCDDHAVVRAGLRALLSSADGMEVAGEAGNGEEALAMAARVRPDVVLMDLQLGDGGMDGVTATRHLVAGGGEGPGTPGPRVLVLTMFDTDADITRAIEAGATGYLLKAERPEELFAAIRNAASGRTVLSAPVADRVLAHLRSPRPALSERERDILQQLASGLGNREIARALFISEATVKTHLGRIYGKLGVETRAGAVAVAKEQRLLP, from the coding sequence ATGAGCCCATCGGAGCCCGATGCGGGCCCGCCCGAGCCCTCGTCGCCGATCCGGCTGCTGCTGTGCGACGACCACGCCGTGGTGCGGGCCGGGCTGCGCGCGCTGCTGTCCAGCGCCGACGGCATGGAGGTGGCCGGCGAGGCGGGCAACGGCGAGGAGGCCCTGGCCATGGCGGCCCGAGTCCGGCCCGACGTCGTGCTGATGGACCTCCAGCTCGGCGACGGCGGCATGGACGGCGTGACGGCCACCCGCCACCTGGTGGCAGGCGGTGGGGAGGGACCCGGCACACCGGGCCCGCGCGTGCTGGTGCTCACCATGTTCGACACCGACGCCGACATCACCCGCGCCATCGAAGCGGGCGCCACGGGCTACCTGCTCAAGGCCGAACGGCCGGAGGAGCTGTTCGCGGCGATCCGCAACGCGGCGTCCGGCCGCACCGTGCTGTCGGCCCCGGTCGCAGACCGGGTGCTGGCCCACCTGCGCAGCCCGCGCCCCGCCCTGTCCGAACGGGAGCGCGACATCCTCCAGCAGTTGGCGAGCGGCCTGGGCAACCGGGAGATCGCGCGCGCCCTGTTCATCAGTGAGGCAACGGTCAAGACCCACCTGGGCCGGATCTACGGCAAGTTGGGCGTGGAGACCCGGGCGGGGGCCGTGGCGGTCGCGAAGGAGCAGCGACTGTTGCCCTGA
- a CDS encoding MBL fold metallo-hydrolase has product MSLSVPRLWIGATEIIALADSEGPFFSPRAEAFPEATAAQWAEADRYDPGAVDAEGRWRLQFRAYAIRGDKGLTVVDAGIGPADSPAGSWAPVPGVLPESLAAAGIDPAEVDTVVLTHLHTDHVGWAVVTEAAVPSAGGAVDGNASTGSATSSSRRPYFPNAEYLLQRVEFDALDALNPQLRETLTDPLEAAGRLRLLDGDTPLRTGRAVATPGHTPGHQSVLVADGRELALVTGDLLVHALQLLHPELAYAHEADPEAARRSRERMLGREPATTLHLATPHLTEPFLSA; this is encoded by the coding sequence ATGTCCCTCAGCGTTCCCCGCCTCTGGATCGGCGCGACCGAGATCATCGCCCTCGCCGACAGCGAGGGCCCGTTCTTCTCCCCGCGCGCCGAGGCCTTCCCCGAGGCCACGGCCGCTCAGTGGGCCGAGGCCGACCGCTACGACCCGGGCGCGGTCGACGCCGAGGGCCGCTGGCGGCTCCAGTTCCGCGCGTACGCGATCCGCGGCGACAAGGGCCTCACCGTCGTGGACGCCGGGATCGGTCCGGCGGACAGCCCGGCCGGCTCGTGGGCGCCCGTGCCCGGTGTGCTCCCCGAGTCGCTCGCCGCCGCGGGCATCGACCCGGCCGAAGTCGACACCGTGGTGCTCACACATCTGCACACCGACCACGTCGGGTGGGCGGTCGTGACCGAGGCGGCCGTCCCCTCAGCAGGCGGCGCGGTGGACGGCAACGCTTCGACCGGCAGCGCGACCAGCAGCAGCCGCCGCCCCTATTTCCCGAACGCCGAATACCTGCTCCAGCGGGTCGAGTTCGACGCTCTCGACGCGCTCAACCCGCAGCTTCGCGAGACCCTCACCGACCCGCTCGAGGCCGCCGGTCGGCTCCGGCTCCTCGACGGGGACACGCCGCTGCGCACCGGGCGCGCGGTCGCCACACCCGGTCACACGCCCGGACACCAGAGCGTGCTGGTCGCCGACGGGCGCGAGCTGGCGCTCGTCACCGGTGACCTCCTGGTGCACGCGCTCCAGCTGCTCCACCCCGAGCTCGCCTACGCGCACGAGGCCGACCCCGAGGCGGCCAGGCGCTCAAGGGAGCGCATGCTCGGCCGCGAACCCGCCACCACGCTGCACCTGGCGACGCCGCATTTGACGGAGCCGTTCCTCTCGGCGTGA
- a CDS encoding ATP-binding protein: MNRETHLPHFREHFYRRERRSIPRVRGFVGAALRDWGAAARSDDVLLCVSELATNALLHGVPSGRGFRTMLWLEHEHGGLLRVEVHDSGAGAPRMAVADDDAESGRGLLLVETLADKWGVGERNPGKVVWAEFAGCYSRDYSTTD; this comes from the coding sequence ATGAACCGCGAAACTCATCTGCCGCATTTCCGGGAGCATTTCTACCGCCGGGAGCGGCGCTCCATTCCCCGGGTCCGGGGGTTCGTCGGGGCGGCGCTCCGTGACTGGGGCGCGGCGGCACGCAGCGACGACGTACTGCTGTGCGTCAGCGAGCTGGCGACGAACGCGCTGCTGCACGGGGTGCCGTCAGGGCGCGGCTTTCGCACCATGCTCTGGCTGGAGCACGAGCACGGCGGGCTGCTCCGCGTCGAGGTGCACGACAGCGGTGCCGGCGCGCCCCGCATGGCCGTGGCGGACGACGACGCGGAGTCCGGCCGCGGGCTGCTGCTCGTCGAAACGCTGGCGGACAAGTGGGGGGTCGGGGAACGGAATCCCGGCAAGGTGGTATGGGCGGAATTCGCGGGATGTTACTCGCGCGACTATTCGACAACTGATTGA
- a CDS encoding helix-turn-helix domain-containing protein yields MPPKKRKKNASAMKMVGQMLANYRRRAGRTQAGLAELMCVDEETIASIEQGRRPLKSDFAARLDEVLDTKGTLAVAVENLPDMDKYPLWAEEFIDREREAVAIDWFENQVLPGLLQTEEYARAVFRSKEPPLDADELEVQVAGRLDRQDILQRKCPPSASFVISEAVLLDRLGGHAVRREQLRRLRQDAELTGLSIQIMPLGRETHAGLNGPFIVLESPDNETLGYMETQRGSMLVSEAHEVSILSRQYAMLRTQALNIEESRSLLDRLLGEA; encoded by the coding sequence ATGCCTCCGAAGAAGCGTAAGAAGAATGCCTCCGCGATGAAGATGGTTGGCCAGATGCTGGCGAACTATCGCCGCCGGGCAGGCCGCACGCAAGCGGGCCTCGCCGAACTCATGTGCGTCGACGAGGAAACCATCGCCTCCATCGAACAGGGCCGCCGCCCCCTGAAGAGCGATTTCGCTGCGCGGCTGGACGAGGTGCTCGACACCAAGGGGACCTTGGCCGTCGCCGTGGAAAACCTGCCGGACATGGACAAGTACCCGTTGTGGGCGGAGGAGTTCATCGACCGGGAGCGGGAGGCTGTGGCCATCGACTGGTTCGAGAACCAGGTGCTGCCCGGCCTGTTGCAGACGGAGGAGTACGCCCGCGCGGTGTTCCGCAGCAAGGAGCCGCCGCTGGACGCGGATGAGCTGGAAGTCCAGGTCGCCGGTCGCCTCGACCGGCAGGACATCCTCCAACGGAAGTGCCCGCCCTCCGCGAGCTTCGTCATCTCCGAGGCGGTCCTGCTGGACCGCCTCGGCGGACACGCCGTGCGGCGGGAGCAGTTGCGCCGCCTCCGGCAGGACGCCGAACTGACCGGACTGTCAATCCAGATCATGCCGCTCGGGCGTGAGACGCACGCGGGGCTCAACGGACCCTTCATCGTCCTGGAGAGTCCGGACAACGAGACCTTGGGTTACATGGAGACACAGCGCGGAAGCATGCTCGTCTCCGAGGCGCATGAGGTCAGCATCCTCTCGCGACAATATGCAATGCTGCGAACTCAGGCTCTCAACATCGAAGAGTCACGGAGCCTGCTTGATCGACTGCTAGGAGAGGCATGA
- a CDS encoding DUF397 domain-containing protein — MTNAQSTLGTEDLAWFKSSYSGDQGGACLEVAFDWRKSSYSGEEGGNCLEVAYDWHKSSYSSDKGNACLEMATCPDAQVHIRDSKDLTGPTLALSPAAWASFTAFAASRRP; from the coding sequence ATGACGAACGCACAGTCCACCCTCGGCACCGAAGACCTGGCGTGGTTCAAGTCCAGCTACAGCGGCGACCAGGGAGGCGCCTGCCTCGAAGTCGCTTTCGACTGGCGGAAGTCCAGCTACAGCGGCGAGGAAGGCGGCAACTGCCTCGAAGTCGCCTACGACTGGCACAAGTCCAGCTACAGCAGTGACAAGGGCAACGCCTGCCTCGAAATGGCCACCTGCCCCGACGCCCAGGTCCACATCCGGGACTCCAAGGACCTCACCGGTCCCACCCTCGCCCTCTCCCCCGCCGCCTGGGCCTCGTTCACGGCGTTTGCCGCGAGCCGACGGCCCTGA
- a CDS encoding DUF7691 family protein encodes MSSGLSVYLLDVAATRAFVGSRDEQLLESIRTNFADDLKRDDDYHSFEIERGAPNAYDALSAVVNGGPFSDNQDHAFQYGYAYKRLCDLTGSFLPNDCFTPHRGDWLSVVDEGLKALRITAVSVEEFGYSDFPEPLPWTHMPGCGTWTPTEIASALEQFEATKAAQHAPPLEPEVVEAVMQCLDWMRYAEAREGFGVIGFRS; translated from the coding sequence ATGAGTTCCGGACTGAGCGTGTATCTGCTCGACGTCGCCGCCACCCGCGCGTTCGTCGGATCCCGCGACGAGCAGCTTCTGGAGTCCATACGGACCAATTTCGCCGATGACCTCAAGCGCGACGACGACTACCACAGCTTCGAGATCGAACGCGGTGCGCCGAACGCCTACGACGCGCTCAGCGCGGTGGTCAACGGCGGCCCGTTCAGCGACAACCAGGACCACGCCTTCCAGTACGGCTACGCCTACAAGCGGTTGTGCGACCTGACCGGCTCGTTCCTGCCCAACGACTGCTTCACCCCGCACCGGGGCGACTGGCTGTCCGTCGTGGACGAGGGCCTGAAGGCCCTCCGCATCACCGCCGTCTCCGTGGAGGAGTTCGGCTACTCCGACTTTCCCGAGCCCCTCCCGTGGACCCACATGCCCGGCTGCGGCACCTGGACCCCCACGGAGATCGCCAGCGCACTGGAGCAGTTCGAGGCCACCAAGGCGGCGCAGCACGCCCCGCCGCTCGAACCGGAGGTGGTCGAGGCCGTCATGCAGTGCCTCGATTGGATGCGGTACGCCGAAGCCCGGGAGGGCTTCGGCGTCATCGGCTTCCGCTCGTGA
- a CDS encoding D-alanyl-D-alanine carboxypeptidase family protein, producing the protein MNARTLKGRKGVVALVIGSALLVGSPLAAWAVTSGHGDPPTVSAKGVTLLDDKKGSTLYSKDADTVRPLASTVKIMVASVVLDTKNVDLKRKVAVRQQYRDYVNKRHASTADLQTGDKVTVRQLLYASLLPSGADAAYALADTFGTGDTRAERITSFITKMNAKAHELHLRKTKYETFDGTGKDSSTPTELARLARHAMKDATFRQVVKTKKYKGDAPAANGGTRTYTWTNTNQLLGAYDGAIGLKTGTTARAGKCLVFAATRGGKTLVGALMNSDDRFNDAARVLDKGFGSDSAKDLDIRELPSGGGHG; encoded by the coding sequence ATGAATGCCAGAACTCTGAAGGGACGCAAGGGCGTTGTCGCCCTCGTCATCGGCAGCGCACTGCTCGTCGGCAGCCCGCTGGCCGCCTGGGCCGTCACGTCCGGGCACGGCGACCCGCCGACGGTCTCCGCCAAGGGCGTCACGCTGCTGGACGACAAGAAGGGCAGCACCCTCTACAGCAAGGACGCCGACACCGTCCGGCCCCTGGCCAGCACCGTGAAGATCATGGTCGCCTCCGTGGTCCTCGACACCAAGAACGTCGACCTGAAGCGCAAGGTAGCCGTCCGGCAGCAGTACCGCGACTACGTCAACAAGCGCCACGCCAGCACGGCGGACCTCCAGACCGGCGACAAGGTCACCGTCCGCCAGCTCCTCTACGCCTCGCTGCTGCCCTCCGGCGCCGACGCCGCCTATGCCCTGGCCGACACCTTCGGCACGGGTGACACCCGTGCCGAGCGGATCACGTCGTTCATCACGAAGATGAACGCGAAGGCCCACGAACTCCACCTTCGCAAAACGAAGTACGAGACCTTCGACGGCACGGGCAAGGACTCCAGCACGCCGACCGAGCTGGCGCGGCTGGCCCGGCACGCCATGAAGGATGCCACCTTCCGTCAGGTCGTGAAGACCAAGAAGTACAAGGGCGACGCTCCGGCGGCCAACGGCGGCACCCGCACCTACACCTGGACCAACACCAACCAGCTGCTCGGCGCGTACGACGGTGCCATCGGTCTCAAGACCGGCACGACCGCCCGGGCGGGCAAGTGCCTGGTGTTCGCGGCGACGCGCGGCGGCAAGACCCTCGTCGGCGCCCTGATGAACAGCGACGACCGGTTCAACGACGCCGCGAGGGTACTGGACAAGGGCTTCGGCTCCGACAGCGCCAAGGACCTGGACATCCGCGAGCTGCCGTCAGGCGGCGGGCACGGCTGA